Genomic window (Bombus vancouverensis nearcticus chromosome 2, iyBomVanc1_principal, whole genome shotgun sequence):
CACTTtgctaataaaataaattgcaaattaatttcaagtttataattatattctttcaatattttcttTCCCTCTTCATAAATTTTTTCTTTGGTGTTTATTCCATTACCAATGAACACAATTTTTTATTGTGTCATTAACAATATAGTATACTTGAAatcatttatattaaaaagCATGATGAAATGCTTGACTGTAAGTACATTCATAATGAAAGTTTAACATATAATGtgaataaaaatcaaattaatttgttttacaagattttattattctttatttttaattatatatattcccATGAAATTTAACACACATATTTAGTCTTATGATTGATATGAGAAACGTTTCACATTATTCTTATTTACAttctaatttgaaattttccGGCTTTGGTAATATATTTCACACCTTTGAATGGTTTATATTTTTCTCCGTACATATCCAATCGATTAACTTTTAAGCCAGAAACTGCCAACTGATTGATTGTAAAGTGAACCTAAAGTAAAATAATTGTTAAACTATATTACATACAAtagtaatacatatatataatatatacatacattaatTGCAGGATTTGATTCCATTATACTGGCAGAATTTTGAATAGTAatctaaaaaattaattttttaaattagtttttaatttatGCATGTTTACTTACAccctaaaaaattattttataatcgtataattattttacaGAGCCTCTTAAGTTCGGTAATTTGGAAACATCTATCCTTCCAATATCCCATAAGAGTATTTTGCTCACAGGATCAAATGAGTATTTTCCTTGATTTGGAGTTAATGTACAATTTAAAACTATTTTTGGCATAGGAATTTCTAATGTAACATTTTCTacctaaaatatatatgtagtaaAATTATATCAGTTTTTTATATTTCcacataaaaatataagaaaaatataatgcaCACGGTTCTGCCAATGGTTTGCTTTGGCCCAACAGTTATGTCTAATCTCCCACCTCCTAATTCCTTGAGACTAATATTATGTCTTACATATATTGGAATTGCCACAATACTTTGTGATCCTATGTGATAAGAAAGAAGACGAAAATTACCATCTGGTGGAATAAAGGAAAGTATTCGTTCTGACTGGGAAAAAAAGTATTCTATTAATGATGTGATTAATAAGTTTAAGCTTTTACTTGTTCTTACCTCCCATCTTTTAAATCTAACACAAGGATGAAAACTGACATCATCAAATAATCTGGGATTCATGAAAGAAAGTGTTAAATCTGGCATACCACTTAATTTTATACAACAGTCAATCTACAATTTAAacatataattatacaatatatttattgtataaatatttctatcCATAAATAAATCAGTACTGATAATATTAGACAAAACGCATACATAGCCTTGAATTTCTGCAAACACAGTTGCACCAGTTCTATCTATAATAGCATCAACTTCTTCTACAACATCAAAATATGCTtcattatttgtatatttaacaCCAGTACGCCTCCAAGGAACATTAGATAATTGTCCACTTGGTAATGTTGCACTAAcactataatttatatatacagttaaatatatatatatcaatttttatattttacctcaaatatatagttaatatactTACTTAGATTTTCCTGTTACAGTATTTGCGATAGTTCTTAATATATTTGGTGGTTTAATAAGTTCCTTCAAAATATTAGATTCTGTAGCTAATGGAAAACCATTGTCCAACATTTCATCTAATAATTCATAGACAACCACATAGTTTTCTTTTATGATAGTTTCTGTACATTCACTAAAATAGTCTTCAAAAGTATCCACTACTCTGTGTAAAAATTCTATCACAAATAATGGTGgaactataaaataaaaataatatttaaaatatattttacaatcaaAACAATTTATTAATCTCATATTATGAATAAATACCTTCTGTCATGCATACCGCAACAAAAAACATATTACAACGATATATACTAATGAGATAATGATGAGGTGTAGCTATTACAGGTGGTGTGTCTTCAGGAGATAAAACTCTTCGCTGTTGATCAAAGAAGTAGTCACATAGTGACCGTGCCACTGCACTTTTCCAATGCTTTTCCATGAAAACATCTCTAAGGGTAAACAATATTTTAAGTTTATGAAAcccagaattgaaattttttaatcacACATAAAATcttttgaaatatgtataaaatacgatatatatatatatatatatatatatatatacagatttgataatatatatatatatatatatatgatcatATGCAAGTTTCTAACCAAATACTTGTCAGATACTAAATATATATGTTTACCCACAATTTAATACTTACCCTGACGAATTGATAATAAAAAGACTATGtatcattttttttaaagaaattgttCTGAACAGTCCACTGTTCGAGttgtttatcaattttattttggtATGTTACATACACTTGACATATGGTTctgtatttataaattgtacTAACACTGATGCAGGAACCTACATTTATTATCCTGCATTTGCACCAGAGAGGAAAATATAACGAAGATATACCTACAGATGCAGATATTTTTATTAGTAAAATTTTAAcgtaaataatataatgtaaatgataaaaaatatcataatTATAGTAACAAGTAAAtgtaacatttaaaatatatgaagTAATTACAACCTATAACATTTTGCTACATACGTGTCATTAATTATCTTTCATTTTCAATCTGTATTTTCAACACTCTTAACTTGATGAtggatgaaattaaaaattgggAGGATATAGAAAATGATGGTAatttattcaacattatgcgTCAAAATATGTATTAAAGCTTTCTTTTTAAGCATATGCCTTtcagaattttttaaacaattttctgATGGTGAATCCAAAAAAGGTGATATCAATCAAATGTTATCAGTGGCACAACAGATAAATAAATTAGGACAAggtgaataaaaaaattattatatctcCAACATAATGTcatgatatattataatatataatatttttgatataGCCATTGAAATATTGAATGCCGAATTACAGAAGCAAGTATTAGCTAATCATGAAGATTTATTGTCACAAGCATCATGGGTAGAAAAATTGGAAGGTGTGCTTTCAATAATGCAGTTACATGTTCAGGtacatataaatacatttataaatattgagggaaataaatattactttgaataaaatataaatttttgtgtTTTAGAGCCTTTTATCAGCTGTAGAACGTTTACGTGGAAAAATTATTGATCCTTTTAATAGAATTGAGACTCAGACAATTGTTCTAGCAAGGCTTCATGAAACTTCTGATTTGCTACGGAGAGTAGCTAGAATGCAACATTTATCAAAACGTTTATGTTCTCAAATGACAAATAATATGCAAGGTCCAGATATCATAAAAGCTGCGAATAGCCTTCATGAACTtggtatattaatttatttttaattttacatttcataaaaaatatatatatataaaagaaatatgatAATTGTTGTTTATAGAACAGTTGATGATGGATACAGATTTAAATGGATTAGATGTTATTGCTGATGATCAACAAGTTGTAAAATCTCATAGAACAACAGTACAGAGAATAGCAACTCATACTTTATCTCAAGGTTTACAAACAATGGATAGAGCTAAAGTATATAAGtacatattattcttttagaTACTATTATCTTTATAactgttaattataatttacaacAAATAGGTTAGTACAGCTGTACAGGTATTTCAAAATTTGAGAGTTGTAAATGGAGCTATAGATAATGTCATAGATTCTGCCTTATCAGAGATTGAAAAAATTGCTTCAGAATCATTAGATGTAACTTTAACAACAAATCAAGACCTTGGAAAAAGAGCAGCACCTGGACGAGCTGCTATTCCTTCTCCAGGATCTTCTGGAAATTTACGCACACGAATTTGGGAAAATCTTGAAAGACTTTTTCAAGATACTCTTTATACACACTGTTTACAAGTAATGTAACTGAAGAATATTTGTTCTGTATCTTTCTTAAATCTATTTACTCATATTTTCAAactatatactatattattatCTTAGATTGAACTATTGCAAAGAATACTATTAGAACATCATGTAAAGGAATTGGATGAACTATCACAGAAATTTTGGGACAGAGTAAACACTCTGCTTTCTAAAGTATTAATTGAACGTGCACAaggtaaaaattataatattgaaATCTTCGTTCTGATAAAAACACCGCGTTTATGTTTTCAGGCTCATCATTTGTAAAACAAGCATTAGAAGGTGAATACCCAAAATTTTTGAGAATATTTCTAGACTTGAGAAAACGTCTGAAGGAACGATTACAGAGCATTAGTATTTACAAAATCAAGTAAAtagaaagatatataaaaaagacgtcaaataatttatcttatataatacaaataatatttatattctttcagTCATAATGTATTATTACCATTTGAAAACGCATACTTATCTCGTTCAGTATCACGTCTATTAGATCAAGTACATACTATGTTTTCTGGTGAAGGATTACCTACACAGGATGAAATTGATAGTCTTATACGCACAGTAACAAAGTAAATCAAGATAATAGATATATATCTTCATTTTTAATGCTGTCTAATAAATATCAATCCTTATGTTCTTTGTAGTGAATTAAGTGTGTCATTGGTTGATGATGGCCTTTCAACAGTAGTTGCTCGTAATGTAGGAAAAGCTATAAGACTCTTTTGCTTAAAATGTGAACAAGGATTACTTGTGGGTGGAGAAGCTAGTCAAGTAATTGATTCTCCAACCACTGTTCAGCAAACAAATGTGTCTCTTGCAAACCTACTTTATTATCTTTCTAGTCAAGTAACTCGTGTAATAGCAAATTTATCTGGTCTCCCATGTGAAGGAAATTCAGTAATTTCTGTAGCTCTTAAAGAAGTAGACGTATTAACAAAAAACATACTATCGCCGTTGTTAGCATCTATTAGTGACGCAATTGAAAGTATTATTTTAACCATGCATGATGATACAGAATTTCGAGAGTAAGTAAATACAATGTtctgaaattaaatatatctTAAAATATACGTACTATATATGTATGCGCATTCTTCCTCTACAGTCTGAGTAGCCCTATAGGAAAAGAAATTAACTGCTCACTCTACATGCGCGAATTGCAAGGATTTATTTTACGTTCTGTAAATACATTTCTTATGCCATATAAAAATCAGGCAGTAGTTGCTGAAtggtaattaaaaatataattgcaaCTTTTATAATGTATTTGCGACATAATGCTGAAATTAATCATATTTTTAGTTGTAAATCTGTTGCTTCACGGTGCATTGAACTTTTTGTAAGACATGCTTGCATATTAAGACCATTAACCGATTTTGGAAGAGCCAAACTCATTGTTGATTTTAGTCAGGTATGTTGTAATATATGGTAGTATCAtgctaaaattttatatttaagtttcaatcttttatctttttattttcatttagataGAAATAGCTGTTGCTCCATTATGTAGAGGAGGGCAGTTGGGATCATCAGAACAACAACAATATAGAACATTACGAGCATTAAAAGCACTGCTTCCACTTAGCCCGGATGATATCGTCCAGAAAGTTTTAGGAGGGGAAGGGGAATGTGGCATACCTTCCTCTCTTGttcttttacatttattttctaCTGCACCACCTGAATTAGTATCTCCACATCAGGTATGagaatatatgtttatattattattttgtaatgaAACTGAATTAtcctaaatttaaaaaattttagattGGTACTAATTtgttaattactattaataTAGAGTACAAGTTGGTCTGTGGGTCGACTATCTCAGTGGATGGATAAACATCCAAATGAAAGAGATAGATTAGCTTTCTGTAGTGGACCACTGGAACGTTATCAGTTAACAGTCAGACAACAAAATCTTCCAACATTCCATCCACTATTTCCATTAATGAAAAAATTAGCTAATTTAAATGAacattaaaatttgtaaaattttgtattacacAAGATGTATGTTTCCATATTTATAGAAGATAATATTTCATTCTAcatgaataatttattaatcaagtttagaaaaaataaatatacaaaaattcttAATAGATACAATCATATTTTCAATAACATATTAATTTCTGAATATATATTGTTTTCGATATATAGATTCCTGCAATTAATGTAATGCTTAAACACATAGGCCAATTTATGTTACGTTTTTTTGGCCTGATATATGTTGCGGGTATACCAATATCGTTTTCTTTTTCAACctatgttaataaaatatattttaatgtttccTCTTTAATGTATGTGCATTGccagatatttatatatttacccTTTTAGAAAGTGCTTTTATTTGCATAAGCTCGTTTTTTAGAATACTAAGTGTCTCTTGTACTTTTTTAAGCTCTTGCTCATAATTAGATATTCGTTCAGTAGTTAAATATATATCTCCACTATTTACCTTTAATAAGCTATTTTTAATATACCGAAAACTAGAACCAATAACAGCAATTTGTTTAGATAATATACCTAATGAGACTATACCATTATATAATCTGAAAacgaatataaaattacattttcataATCCAATGCTACAATAATTgcagttaattaattaatacataaTTGTATTATGAAGTAAACATACGTATAGGGTAACGATTTATTGATAGCACCAATGCTTTGTATACTCCATTTTTTCCTATGAAATTTATGAAGACATTCTATAAATTGTATTCTATGTGCATTAATATCCAATCCTAAGTGGATTAAGTCATTTTCagttaatgttaaaaatgtttTGAGACTTATCCCTTGGAAAATATGagtatatttttctaaattcatcccatataaaattgtatacacatCAGGATCTACAGTTTCATTGTCTATATTAAGTAGTGATGGAAACATATGTCTCCACTCATacactttaaatattttataagtatTTATTGCTACTTCTTCATCGAGATTTAATAGCGACAAAATCTGTAATAGTtaacattatattgtattttataacaGGATGTTATAGTTTAACTTACTTTATCATATCCTTTCATAGAAGCTACATCATATACAGTTAGACCATTTAAGTCAGTTAATGTAACATCTGCTgcattttctattaatattttgACTACTTCTGGTTTATTAGCTATTGTTGCATACATCAATGCctacaaataataaataattcgtagttttattgttattattggaAATAACTATTAGTATTACTAAAAGAGCTTACAGTTTGTTTCCTATTGTCATAtgcattaatattttttatatatttcactaGTTCTGTTATAAATTCGGGTTCTTGTGACGTACAAGCGTACATGAGAAGTGTTTGTCTGcaaaaatattacttaatagttattaaaataattaatatattaaaatatatatgttgtAAATACCTTTGTTTATTGTTTGCATTTGGATTAGCACCTGCTTCAATTAATGCTGTTAAGCATTTTATACGTTGTTCTGTTGTTTCTTTAATAGAATTGCATAATGCCATTAATGGTGTATAGCCATCTAAAATATTACACCATCCATATtagatttcaaatttttctcaaACATTTAATACATAACACAAAGTACAAAGGAAATACCCTTATGCTTATTAACATCAGCTCCATTGTTTATGAGATACTCAATGACTTTTATTTGTGCATTAAAAGCAGCATACAGAAGTGGAGTCCATCCATcacataaaaatttgtttatatcATATGCTATATATTATAGTgaaatatacttttatattaaaaatattattattttacaatataaaatataatttattaatataaaataattacattcaATATATTTGTTTACAATTTCGAACTTGCCCACTGTACATGCATTTATCATCTCACGTTCAATACTTTGTTCTTTATTATTATCCATATTTCTATCTTgattaaatgtatttatattttttaatactaaaCTGTTTTGGAAACAATACCTAGTTGTTCTTGTttgctgtacaaaatatagaacttttaatttttcattaataaaataaaaaaaattttattttatactgataGAATTAAATAATTCCTTCTTCAAtctctttaatatttttaaaaagattagtttttactattacattatatttagtttttattatacattatttacaaaattataggttatatatatattcatatgtatacgtatgtatgtattttcacACCTTTTCCGAAAGAGAAAAATTTTCGTCACTTTTCACTTCGCTacttgatattttaatatttcttggaagcacattatttcattaaaatatataaaatataaaattacaatagTTTCCTTTTTAGCcttgtaaaatttgaaaatgttttccATTCAGCGCATGCGCTGTACCACGATCATACATATAACAGATCTCGACCGACATTCACTAGGGAAAACCGTCCAAAAATTGAGTCGTGTCTAACCatgaaaaatcaacatggacAGTCAATAAAATTGCATTTTTGCGAGACAGACAAAGGTGAGTAGAATGTCTTTGTTTCTGTCTCAAATATTCATAGCATATCACGCATGAGAAGAAAGAGAACCTTTTTACCTATCATATTGATTTTTCACATCTAGTCACGACTCAATTTTCGGATTGTTCTCCCTAGACTTCGATATATGAGTATCGAACCTGTCTGTATGATCGTGGGACAGATTGTACATCTTTTTTatgtagcatattttataaaatttaacaataaaaaaatgatatCAAAACATAGAATATACACAACAAAGATTCAAAATTTTccatgaaatattatttttaaatataattctttcagtatgtaaaaatattaccTCTGTTATATTACATGAAAACGAAAGCATATTGTTCcaataatgaattttataattatgcTGTATATACAATGACTTATTATTCTATACAAATGACTATTAATGTGTATTATAATTAACGTTTGTATCATACTTATATAAATAGTACACTGTAATTAAATACACATTgactattttataaatattaaacatttgtttataaaagagagatttatagtaatatttacttatttacattttcaaaaTGATGAACTGTGTAAAACTATGAAAACGATGAATtgttcaaaaatatataaataagtatACAATAAACTTAATGAAACATAAAAAACTAACAAAGTAATAGgtataatattgaaaaatacttaaaaattataatatatatatttaatatacattatatatataaaatctattattatataaaatctgTGTGCGGGGGAAGTAATGGGTTTGTATGTATCTGGTTGTATCTGCTACAATAGCAATACTATTTATTTTCATGTGCACAATACTAACCTGCAAGCGTCAGTCTTCAATCTTTAGTCTTCAGACACCTGTCTGAGGGATCAGTTGCAAATTTTTATCCGTTTACGAATCATATTATCCAGATTGCTTAACCTATACAAACGTCAGTATTTGGATATCTGCCAGTTATTTCAGTTGCAAATTTTTCTTTACTCCTAATTTatattgttaaaattattaacTCTACAAAAATCTGTTATTGGACACCTGCCGCAAGGTTTGGTTGCAAGTTCTccatttaaaaattacaatattatcaaaatcGCAGTTTTATGCATGGTTGAAAATTTGACTAACAGTAAGTAACAGTATAATATTTCGAAATAACTTGGAtaacattttaatataatttttataattaaaacaacatgtatataattatttaattattgctaataataaaaacaatgtacattagtaatatatttcatcttttacaaatattaagaattaaACGATTAAATATATACTAAGAAATGTCCCAGTCGCGAATTATCCCGAGAGAATATACTgtgttgaaatattaaaatcaaaattcaaaATGAGTAACCTTATAAATTTATGCCGGTTGTCTTTGTAatgtatttgtattttaatagATGCATCGATCGGTACTCATCGCATTTGACTTTGATCATACGATTGTCAATGATAATACTGATATCGTGGCTCGAAAACTATTACCCAACGAAAAATTGCCAGACAGTGTAAAGGATCTATATCGTTCTAACGGTTGGACTACATACATGGGGAAGATATTTGAATTACTTCACAATAATTCCATCGACATAAAACAAATCAAAACTGCTATTAATAACATACCTCCTGTACCGGGCATTGATAATCTTCTAAAAGAATTACATTCTCGAGGttgtgaaattattattattagcgaTTCAAATATGTTGTTTATTAGCGAATggttaaaaagtaaaaatttaaattatgttATTACTGAAACATTTACAAATCCTGCGAAAATCGATAACGATGGGGTCATAAAACTAGACATGTATCACGTCCAAAATTCTTGTAAATTGAGTACTGTCAATTTATGCAAGGGGCAAATTTTAGAAGAttacattaaaaaaagaaacgatgaagGAGTACATTTTGATCGAATAGCATACGTTGGAGATGGCAAGAATGATTTGTGCCCGATCTTACGACTTTCCGAACGTGATGTTGCGTTTCCGCGAAAAGATTATACACTTATGAAGATGTTGAACCATGCTGAAAATAACCAGATTCCAAAAATAAATGCACGTGTATTTCCATGGAGCGACGGTgtacaaattttaaaaatactagaaaaagaaattggattttctcaaatttctttataattataatgaaaatgaacaaaacatttatttattcttatctaACTTTAATTATAACTAATAGGTAAAAATACTTATACTATTATCAATAATTATTATGTGATATAATAGTGATATTTCCAAATCccttataaaaatacatatataaaattttccctTCTAAGTATACCGTTTACTCTAAAACAAATTTCAGGCGCATTCATGCATAAGATAAAATGATAATTGGAACaatgtatttagaaattgaaTTGTATTTAGCAAAATATTTGTATACACaatttgatataatatattattttatgtaattgcATATTCTATATGATGAAATaacattaaacaattttttagtaAAAAGGAGTATATAtgtgaaattttataattacagtttataaatttgtatagtTCAAAATTTACTTTCACGCACAatagtatattttcaaattttaacaccattaaactatgtgaaagatatatttaaaaaaaattacctttaatatatatatagcgtaaaaaaaatacattacatatgtataaaatatgaaaataaagaaattaattactCTTAGTTATAGAAGAGATAATTCTTAAGTTCTGAAACATcaaaattttacattttgtataaaattatagtATTTGTGCCACTGTTTTAActttatattatacaaatttgaaTAATACTGAATTGTGAATTATGAATCATGAACTAACATGCGCACGCATTATTAGGGTTAGGTTGAACTTATGACGTGCGCGTTATGTGCAATATAGTTGCGCGTCTCTAACGTTAATTATTGTCTTATTATTGGTTGCAGGCGTCGgcaaaagttttacttttgccTTTAATGTATTTTATGATAAGACAGAAAAACATGAATTGATCATTAATTGTGATTTAAaagttaacatttttctttGCGATCAGAAAGTAACAGTATACGAACAGCAAGTTAGTGTATCAGCTTCGGTAAGAAAATTTAGAGACTCCTATAAAATTTTACTCAATTATAATTACGAAATAATAATCAATTAAAGTATCACaaaagtaaatttatttatattttcataacgttaaacgttataatagaaaaatttcataaaatcattttttaattaaatttagatACTTTTAGTTAAAGAACTAAAGAGCTGATAATGCATTATTATCATAACGCCATTTATATGCAaaactaaaaatatactttatataaaACTTTGAATATGAAGCTACTACAACTAAATGTGTATGTTATTTCCTTGGAATGTttaaagaaatatgaaattgaAATTCATGTAATAGGATGAATACTATTTATTTTTGTGGTATTTATGTCCTTCTCTTGAAGCTTTATCATTTTAAGATTGAAAATATTCCGTAATGTGCTAAATGCTATACCAGTCAGATAAGTTATATTCAGTAACCATTCTGGTATATATAAAACTGTAAACACTTTGATTAAGCATTCAAAAAATAAAGGTGTCCATAATAATACCCCACTTAGTAAAGACATTTTAATACTGTCAAAAAGCTGCAGCATGTTTGTAGCACGTTGACTTATTATATTCAATTGTATTTTTGTCTCATCAAATGAGATATTATGTTTATTATCTTTGCAGTGCTTGTTCCATTTTTGATTAAAGTCTTCGTGATGAATTCTCATTAgttgtaatttattaaaatcaacTAATTCTTGTGTATGAGGGTTTTCAtccaaatatgtaaatttttgttttaaagTAAATCCTTTGGAATTCATAGGAACATcaaaatacatattattaatttcatttgtgtACTCAGATTTAAAGTTGTTTaacagaattttattttttgctttcaacttttctaaaacAATTTTACAGTTTAGTTTGCCATATTGCTGTAGAATTGAGGAGAACAAAATtggcagaaaatatattataaataccaGAATAAGCAAATGTACCTTTAAGAATTCAATTGATACAAAACATTTATCTATTATATACACTTGCATTGTCTTTGATGTATTATCATTttgataaatattgattttgGTATGTAGAAAAATTTCTGTTGGTTTTAACTCTTTCAACTCTTTTACTTCTTTATTATTATGGTATTTTGAATCGTTTGACATAAttagtatattatatttttcagttgtattca
Coding sequences:
- the carmine gene encoding AP-3 complex subunit carmine isoform X2, whose product is MIHSLFIINSSGDVFMEKHWKSAVARSLCDYFFDQQRRVLSPEDTPPVIATPHHYLISIYRCNMFFVAVCMTEVPPLFVIEFLHRVVDTFEDYFSECTETIIKENYVVVYELLDEMLDNGFPLATESNILKELIKPPNILRTIANTVTGKSNVSATLPSGQLSNVPWRRTGVKYTNNEAYFDVVEEVDAIIDRTGATVFAEIQGYIDCCIKLSGMPDLTLSFMNPRLFDDVSFHPCVRFKRWESERILSFIPPDGNFRLLSYHIGSQSIVAIPIYVENVTLEIPMPKIVLNCTLTPNQGKYSFDPVSKILLWDIGRIDVSKLPNLRGSITIQNSASIMESNPAINVHFTINQLAVSGLKVNRLDMYGEKYKPFKGVKYITKAGKFQIRM
- the carmine gene encoding AP-3 complex subunit carmine isoform X3; protein product: MIHSLFIINSSGDVFMEKHWKSAVARSLCDYFFDQQRRVLSPEDTPPVIATPHHYLISIYRCNMFFVAVCMTEVPPLFVIEFLHRVVDTFEDYFSECTETIIKENYVVVYELLDEMLDNGFPLATESNILKELIKPPNILRTIANTVTGKSNVSATLPSGQLSNVPWRRTGVKYTNNEAYFDVVEEVDAIIDRTGATVFAEIQGYIDCCIKLSGMPDLTLSFMNPRLFDDVSFHPCVRFKRWESERILSFIPPDGNFRLLSYHIGSQSIVAIPIYITIQNSASIMESNPAINVHFTINQLAVSGLKVNRLDMYGEKYKPFKGVKYITKAGKFQIRM
- the carmine gene encoding AP-3 complex subunit carmine isoform X1, yielding MIHSLFIINSSGDVFMEKHWKSAVARSLCDYFFDQQRRVLSPEDTPPVIATPHHYLISIYRCNMFFVAVCMTEVPPLFVIEFLHRVVDTFEDYFSECTETIIKENYVVVYELLDEMLDNGFPLATESNILKELIKPPNILRTIANTVTGKSNVSATLPSGQLSNVPWRRTGVKYTNNEAYFDVVEEVDAIIDRTGATVFAEIQGYIDCCIKLSGMPDLTLSFMNPRLFDDVSFHPCVRFKRWESERILSFIPPDGNFRLLSYHIGSQSIVAIPIYVRHNISLKELGGGRLDITVGPKQTIGRTVENVTLEIPMPKIVLNCTLTPNQGKYSFDPVSKILLWDIGRIDVSKLPNLRGSITIQNSASIMESNPAINVHFTINQLAVSGLKVNRLDMYGEKYKPFKGVKYITKAGKFQIRM
- the fws gene encoding conserved oligomeric Golgi complex subunit 5 four way stop isoform X1, giving the protein MMDEIKNWEDIENDEFFKQFSDGESKKGDINQMLSVAQQINKLGQAIEILNAELQKQVLANHEDLLSQASWVEKLEGVLSIMQLHVQSLLSAVERLRGKIIDPFNRIETQTIVLARLHETSDLLRRVARMQHLSKRLCSQMTNNMQGPDIIKAANSLHELEQLMMDTDLNGLDVIADDQQVVKSHRTTVQRIATHTLSQGLQTMDRAKVSTAVQVFQNLRVVNGAIDNVIDSALSEIEKIASESLDVTLTTNQDLGKRAAPGRAAIPSPGSSGNLRTRIWENLERLFQDTLYTHCLQIELLQRILLEHHVKELDELSQKFWDRVNTLLSKVLIERAQGSSFVKQALEGEYPKFLRIFLDLRKRLKERLQSISIYKINHNVLLPFENAYLSRSVSRLLDQVHTMFSGEGLPTQDEIDSLIRTVTNELSVSLVDDGLSTVVARNVGKAIRLFCLKCEQGLLVGGEASQVIDSPTTVQQTNVSLANLLYYLSSQVTRVIANLSGLPCEGNSVISVALKEVDVLTKNILSPLLASISDAIESIILTMHDDTEFRDLSSPIGKEINCSLYMRELQGFILRSVNTFLMPYKNQAVVAECCKSVASRCIELFVRHACILRPLTDFGRAKLIVDFSQIEIAVAPLCRGGQLGSSEQQQYRTLRALKALLPLSPDDIVQKVLGGEGECGIPSSLVLLHLFSTAPPELVSPHQSTSWSVGRLSQWMDKHPNERDRLAFCSGPLERYQLTVRQQNLPTFHPLFPLMKKLANLNEH
- the fws gene encoding conserved oligomeric Golgi complex subunit 5 four way stop isoform X2 is translated as MQLHVQSLLSAVERLRGKIIDPFNRIETQTIVLARLHETSDLLRRVARMQHLSKRLCSQMTNNMQGPDIIKAANSLHELEQLMMDTDLNGLDVIADDQQVVKSHRTTVQRIATHTLSQGLQTMDRAKVSTAVQVFQNLRVVNGAIDNVIDSALSEIEKIASESLDVTLTTNQDLGKRAAPGRAAIPSPGSSGNLRTRIWENLERLFQDTLYTHCLQIELLQRILLEHHVKELDELSQKFWDRVNTLLSKVLIERAQGSSFVKQALEGEYPKFLRIFLDLRKRLKERLQSISIYKINHNVLLPFENAYLSRSVSRLLDQVHTMFSGEGLPTQDEIDSLIRTVTNELSVSLVDDGLSTVVARNVGKAIRLFCLKCEQGLLVGGEASQVIDSPTTVQQTNVSLANLLYYLSSQVTRVIANLSGLPCEGNSVISVALKEVDVLTKNILSPLLASISDAIESIILTMHDDTEFRDLSSPIGKEINCSLYMRELQGFILRSVNTFLMPYKNQAVVAECCKSVASRCIELFVRHACILRPLTDFGRAKLIVDFSQIEIAVAPLCRGGQLGSSEQQQYRTLRALKALLPLSPDDIVQKVLGGEGECGIPSSLVLLHLFSTAPPELVSPHQSTSWSVGRLSQWMDKHPNERDRLAFCSGPLERYQLTVRQQNLPTFHPLFPLMKKLANLNEH